A stretch of the Dyella telluris genome encodes the following:
- a CDS encoding pyridoxal phosphate-dependent aminotransferase yields the protein MLKPRSNDPSKPTVTYTEWCRAVVQAAGTDSRVNLLFDSTIEEPSELLRDKVRNAFTGDANPHYRSVFARGNPDVISAIAERYGVESPWITCTTGCSSALSIIYRAFLGTGTHVIVERPYFDLFPDLGKNCGAQISYVDRTGPTFELDVSRIVSQIRTDTRLIVVTNLHNPTGAALSDAALTELAIVAERAGVTVVVDEVYADFITDGSRSGAAARLSPALVSTGSLSKVYGLFALRCGWIIAQKAARERIQAVYDRYELGVSKVTHAVAASVFDDMAPFEKHWRDILAANRPLMQQQASILEAEELLAGPVPTFGCMYFPRLLVSHDDMAVADFLWETERLAVAPGSYFGRPGHLRLGFGKNTAHIKDGLDRLRAGLLRYRVQQSV from the coding sequence ATGTTGAAACCTCGCTCGAACGACCCCTCCAAGCCGACGGTTACCTACACCGAGTGGTGTCGCGCCGTCGTGCAGGCTGCCGGGACAGACTCCAGGGTCAACCTGCTGTTCGACAGCACCATCGAAGAGCCGTCCGAGCTGCTTCGAGACAAGGTGCGAAATGCCTTCACCGGCGACGCGAATCCTCACTATCGCAGCGTGTTCGCGCGGGGAAATCCCGATGTGATCTCGGCCATTGCCGAGCGCTATGGCGTGGAATCGCCGTGGATCACGTGTACCACCGGCTGCAGCAGTGCGCTGTCGATCATCTACCGCGCGTTTCTTGGCACGGGAACCCACGTGATCGTGGAGCGTCCGTATTTTGATCTGTTCCCGGATCTCGGCAAGAACTGCGGAGCGCAGATCAGCTACGTGGATCGCACGGGCCCCACGTTCGAACTGGACGTGAGCCGCATCGTCAGCCAGATCCGCACCGATACGCGCCTGATCGTCGTCACCAACCTGCATAACCCGACGGGCGCTGCGCTGAGCGATGCGGCACTGACCGAGCTTGCCATCGTGGCAGAACGTGCCGGTGTCACCGTGGTGGTGGACGAGGTCTACGCCGACTTCATTACCGACGGCTCGCGTTCCGGCGCGGCTGCACGCCTGTCGCCGGCGCTGGTGAGCACGGGCAGCCTCTCGAAGGTGTATGGCCTGTTTGCCTTGCGCTGCGGATGGATCATCGCGCAGAAGGCAGCCCGTGAACGCATCCAGGCCGTCTACGACCGCTACGAGCTGGGCGTGTCGAAGGTAACCCATGCCGTGGCGGCATCCGTTTTCGATGACATGGCGCCGTTTGAAAAACACTGGCGCGACATCCTTGCTGCCAATCGTCCGCTCATGCAGCAGCAGGCCAGCATCCTGGAGGCCGAAGAACTCCTGGCCGGTCCCGTGCCCACGTTCGGCTGCATGTACTTCCCGCGTTTGCTGGTGAGTCATGACGACATGGCCGTCGCCGATTTTCTGTGGGAGACGGAACGCCTCGCGGTGGCACCGGGCAGCTACTTCGGGCGCCCCGGGCATTTGCGGCTGGGTTTTGGCAAGAACACCGCGCACATCAAGGATGGCCTGGATCGCCTTCGGGCGGGCCTGCTCCGTTATCGCGTTCAACAGTCCGTGTGA
- a CDS encoding very short patch repair endonuclease, translating to MERRRRSQHSRLGKPSESPEELRNRTMRAVHSSGTSTELVVRKKLRELGFTGYRLNREDLPGKPDVVFIGRRKAIFVNGCFWHGHDCKRGSRLPTTNAAYWASKIRRNRERDVEHLCTLADANWKVLTIWECELRDMAKTAAKIAAFMS from the coding sequence ATGGAGAGACGCAGAAGAAGTCAGCACTCTCGATTGGGAAAGCCGAGTGAATCGCCCGAAGAACTGCGAAATCGAACTATGCGCGCGGTGCATTCCTCGGGTACGTCAACTGAACTTGTAGTCCGCAAGAAGCTTCGCGAACTCGGATTTACAGGGTACCGGCTCAATCGAGAGGATCTCCCGGGGAAGCCTGATGTCGTGTTCATAGGACGGCGAAAAGCAATCTTCGTCAACGGATGTTTCTGGCACGGCCATGACTGTAAGCGAGGGAGTCGCCTGCCAACAACGAACGCCGCTTACTGGGCCAGCAAGATCCGTCGAAATAGAGAGCGCGATGTCGAACACCTTTGCACGCTGGCCGATGCCAATTGGAAGGTGTTAACGATATGGGAATGCGAGCTGCGCGACATGGCGAAGACCGCTGCAAAGATCGCTGCCTTTATGTCCTAA
- a CDS encoding HNH endonuclease → MHSRRLETTRAQLQEMFGITDKSINNGIFRPKGHESVWLFVTKNKTPDRTQYHDSLHGDDLVMQGQTKGRTDRLIIDHKTNNQELLLFYRESRHQHPKFGFVYEGPFNYKDRSGSTPTTFELKRVGTANIDDVLKQEESNADNSGFFDIESVIDARHRTAASIVRRRGQRKFRDKLLRAYGGECSITRCSIEEILEAAHIHPYKGDQTNVIQNGLLLRADLHTLFDLGLIAIEPTTLEVLVSPKLQGTEYERLRGTQLKTCSHSHERPNPEALQWHRNRCDW, encoded by the coding sequence ATGCATTCCAGAAGGCTGGAGACCACCCGCGCGCAACTCCAAGAGATGTTTGGCATAACCGACAAGAGCATCAATAACGGAATCTTTCGCCCGAAAGGCCACGAATCCGTGTGGCTCTTTGTCACCAAGAACAAGACGCCAGACCGAACTCAGTATCACGACTCGCTTCACGGCGACGACCTTGTGATGCAAGGCCAGACCAAGGGTCGAACTGATCGCTTGATCATTGATCACAAGACGAATAACCAAGAGCTTCTACTCTTCTATCGAGAGAGCAGACATCAGCACCCGAAGTTTGGCTTCGTATATGAGGGACCGTTCAATTACAAGGATAGAAGCGGCTCAACGCCTACCACCTTCGAATTGAAACGAGTCGGAACAGCCAACATCGACGATGTGCTCAAGCAAGAAGAGTCCAATGCAGACAACAGTGGATTCTTCGACATTGAAAGCGTTATCGACGCCAGGCACCGGACGGCGGCAAGCATTGTTCGTCGCCGAGGCCAAAGGAAATTTCGAGACAAGCTTCTACGCGCTTATGGCGGCGAATGCTCAATCACGAGATGCTCGATCGAGGAGATACTCGAAGCAGCGCACATCCATCCGTACAAGGGCGACCAAACGAACGTCATCCAAAATGGTCTTCTCTTGCGAGCAGACCTGCATACGCTCTTTGATCTTGGCCTGATCGCTATCGAACCGACGACTCTAGAAGTACTGGTCAGCCCGAAACTCCAGGGCACCGAATACGAACGGCTGCGCGGAACGCAGTTGAAGACCTGCAGTCATTCGCACGAGAGACCCAATCCGGAGGCCCTCCAATGGCACCGGAATCGGTGCGATTGGTAG
- a CDS encoding GIY-YIG nuclease family protein gives MKDLAFRKQAVKRLTPEIGVYVLCDLDNVPIYVGQSKDGIRKRVARHLTSARSDIIANRQIDVWEIAYVWAYPVDSVDMIDWLEAQLFQAFNPQSQLMNGAVPPAHEYGAAPRPKQVIPVMSDMEIRERKDATQRLPRQAGHYAQIVGHFLAVKNSSHIAQAMDAHFDRLQKYHKELLGLAEDQPGEAKRRRSTRRLPVSK, from the coding sequence ATGAAGGATCTTGCATTTAGGAAGCAAGCGGTCAAGAGATTGACGCCCGAAATCGGCGTCTATGTCCTTTGCGACCTGGATAATGTCCCAATTTACGTGGGGCAATCAAAGGACGGAATTCGAAAGCGGGTGGCAAGGCATCTTACGTCTGCACGCTCAGACATCATCGCCAATCGGCAAATTGACGTTTGGGAAATCGCTTATGTATGGGCGTATCCGGTGGATTCAGTGGATATGATCGACTGGCTCGAAGCTCAACTGTTTCAGGCTTTTAATCCTCAGTCCCAGTTGATGAACGGAGCCGTCCCACCTGCTCACGAGTACGGTGCAGCCCCTCGACCCAAGCAGGTCATCCCAGTTATGTCGGACATGGAGATCCGAGAGCGAAAGGATGCAACCCAGAGGCTGCCACGCCAAGCTGGGCACTATGCGCAGATCGTCGGTCATTTTCTCGCTGTCAAAAATTCCAGCCACATCGCGCAGGCGATGGACGCTCATTTCGACAGGCTTCAGAAGTATCACAAAGAGCTGTTGGGCCTCGCAGAGGATCAACCAGGCGAAGCCAAAAGGCGACGATCGACCCGGCGATTGCCGGTATCCAAATGA
- a CDS encoding DUF4928 family protein has translation MSNINLAADLEAFARDHRVRGKGALSVMLVVNEHAKQRQANGIPLKADDLLTNQGGQVLGLGVAAVQTILKRHGIDRVLAAEGGRTSRGSIKFMRAYVDFLNQHEANEGPTDLASAEKFWITKVEAFFAGKPFTLKLDAAWGIRMAVRFLTAQAVERQKQVPGTMFLGTLIQHLVGAKLDVVLTGGATAITHHGSNESDQSPDRHGDFDLEDVAIHVSTAPGEALIRKCQENLGKGKRPIIITISNRMAAAEGLLDNLGIGDRVDLIEFEQFIATNVFEFGRFTSEGRKAMFAKIVDRYNEVVDEYETDPSLRIELTGGK, from the coding sequence GTGTCCAACATTAATCTCGCTGCGGACCTTGAAGCGTTCGCGCGCGACCACCGTGTACGGGGCAAAGGTGCACTATCCGTCATGTTGGTGGTAAATGAGCATGCTAAGCAGAGGCAGGCAAACGGTATTCCTCTAAAAGCGGATGATTTGTTGACGAATCAAGGCGGCCAAGTGCTCGGCCTTGGGGTGGCTGCTGTCCAGACCATTTTGAAGCGGCATGGCATTGATCGGGTACTTGCTGCGGAAGGGGGGCGAACTTCACGTGGCAGTATCAAGTTCATGCGCGCCTACGTAGATTTCTTGAATCAACATGAGGCCAACGAAGGACCAACTGATTTGGCGTCTGCAGAGAAATTCTGGATCACTAAGGTAGAGGCCTTTTTTGCGGGCAAGCCGTTTACCCTGAAGTTGGATGCAGCGTGGGGTATTCGCATGGCAGTCCGATTTCTCACAGCGCAAGCGGTGGAGCGCCAAAAGCAAGTCCCGGGAACGATGTTTCTCGGCACGCTGATCCAGCATCTGGTTGGGGCGAAGTTAGATGTGGTGCTGACCGGGGGGGCAACCGCCATTACCCATCACGGGTCCAACGAAAGCGATCAGAGCCCCGATCGGCATGGTGACTTCGATCTCGAAGATGTGGCCATTCATGTTAGTACCGCTCCCGGAGAAGCCCTAATCCGAAAATGTCAGGAAAACCTCGGAAAGGGTAAGCGGCCCATCATTATTACAATTTCTAACCGCATGGCTGCTGCAGAAGGGTTGTTAGACAACCTTGGTATTGGCGATCGGGTAGACCTTATTGAATTCGAGCAGTTCATCGCCACGAACGTCTTTGAGTTTGGACGATTCACTAGCGAAGGCCGGAAGGCAATGTTTGCCAAGATCGTCGACCGATACAACGAGGTTGTGGACGAATATGAAACGGATCCAAGTCTTCGTATCGAACTGACCGGCGGAAAGTAG
- a CDS encoding Lrp/AsnC family transcriptional regulator, whose protein sequence is MDTNESKLDSFDVRILQELQEQGDLTMAELAERVYRSNSQCSRRVKQLQEMGVIRRYAAVLDPEKLGLKLKAYVTVVLKQHSEEASAFHQLVRDLPEIMECSMVTGDGDYLLKTYTRDIPHFRELLGKLVSIELVGTLKSIIVVDDLKETSALPVYAQ, encoded by the coding sequence ATGGATACGAACGAGAGCAAACTTGATTCCTTCGATGTCCGGATCCTCCAGGAGCTCCAGGAGCAGGGCGACCTGACCATGGCGGAGCTCGCCGAACGGGTCTACCGCTCCAACTCGCAGTGTTCCCGTCGAGTGAAGCAACTCCAGGAGATGGGCGTGATCCGCCGGTACGCGGCCGTGCTGGATCCTGAAAAGCTCGGGCTGAAGCTGAAGGCCTACGTCACCGTGGTGCTGAAGCAGCACTCCGAGGAAGCCTCCGCATTCCATCAGCTCGTCAGGGACCTGCCGGAGATCATGGAGTGCAGCATGGTCACCGGCGACGGCGACTACCTGCTGAAGACCTATACGCGCGACATTCCCCATTTCCGCGAATTGCTCGGCAAACTCGTTTCGATAGAGCTGGTCGGCACCCTGAAATCCATCATCGTCGTCGACGATCTGAAGGAAACCTCCGCGTTGCCGGTGTACGCACAGTAA
- a CDS encoding DNA cytosine methyltransferase, translating to MKKNADFRTSLRLNCSQHDAIEHLCRRDGGKVPMSSWIAQAIDEKIARDNAQQSALGAHDDVNRHRFYEFFAGGGMARAGLGAGWDCVFANDFDPMKARVYRDNWDGGQDLLVEDINKLAVNQLTGQADLVWASFPCQDLSLAGNYNGIGHWQDREQTRSGTFWPFWQLMRDLMNDGRGPKLIVLENVYGVLTSNEGRDFAAIGSAFSGAGYRFGAMVIDARLFVPHSRPRVFVVGVRRDVSIPASLCSTKPVQPWHPDGMQEAYQRLSKEARKGWLWWNPPEPMARPSNFVDLIEENPTSVAWDSAERTKSLLGMMSDINKKKVAQAQNSGRRVVGGVYRRTRIENGEKIQRAEVRFDDVAGCLRTPAGGSSRQHILLVEGKKIRSRLLSPREAARLMGLPDTYKLPTNYNDAYHVAGDGVAVPVVRHLAASIFEPILVNSVTSDTKVVYLNQGVA from the coding sequence ATGAAAAAAAACGCCGACTTCCGCACCAGTCTTCGCCTTAACTGTAGTCAACATGACGCTATTGAGCACCTTTGCCGGAGGGATGGTGGCAAGGTCCCGATGAGCAGTTGGATTGCCCAGGCGATCGATGAAAAGATTGCGCGAGATAACGCCCAGCAGTCTGCCCTGGGCGCACATGACGACGTGAACCGCCATCGTTTCTACGAGTTCTTCGCAGGTGGCGGCATGGCGAGGGCTGGCCTTGGCGCAGGCTGGGACTGCGTGTTTGCCAACGATTTCGATCCCATGAAGGCGCGGGTGTATCGCGACAATTGGGATGGCGGCCAAGACCTGTTGGTGGAGGACATCAACAAGTTGGCTGTGAACCAACTAACCGGACAGGCCGACTTGGTCTGGGCATCGTTTCCGTGCCAGGACCTGTCGCTGGCCGGAAATTACAACGGCATCGGTCATTGGCAAGACCGGGAGCAGACGCGCTCAGGCACGTTCTGGCCCTTTTGGCAGCTCATGCGCGATCTAATGAATGACGGCCGAGGGCCAAAGTTGATTGTGCTGGAGAATGTCTATGGCGTTCTCACGTCCAACGAGGGGAGGGACTTCGCCGCAATCGGTTCTGCATTCTCTGGTGCGGGTTACCGTTTCGGTGCCATGGTGATCGATGCACGGCTTTTTGTTCCTCACTCTCGCCCGCGTGTATTCGTTGTGGGCGTACGCCGTGACGTCTCGATTCCAGCATCCTTGTGCTCAACCAAGCCTGTTCAACCGTGGCACCCTGACGGCATGCAGGAGGCATATCAGCGCCTTTCAAAGGAAGCCCGCAAGGGGTGGCTGTGGTGGAACCCGCCTGAGCCCATGGCGCGCCCTAGTAATTTCGTTGACCTCATCGAAGAGAACCCGACTAGTGTTGCTTGGGATTCGGCAGAACGAACCAAAAGTCTGTTGGGGATGATGAGTGACATCAATAAGAAAAAGGTGGCTCAAGCTCAAAATTCGGGTCGTCGCGTCGTGGGCGGCGTATACAGACGTACTCGCATTGAGAACGGCGAAAAGATTCAACGTGCAGAAGTCCGTTTTGACGACGTGGCTGGTTGCTTGCGCACGCCTGCCGGCGGCTCTAGCCGCCAGCACATTCTTCTGGTGGAAGGGAAGAAGATCCGTTCTCGTTTGTTGTCTCCTCGAGAAGCTGCTCGCTTGATGGGTCTTCCAGATACTTACAAGCTACCCACCAACTACAACGATGCTTATCACGTTGCAGGTGATGGCGTGGCTGTACCTGTAGTTCGTCATCTCGCCGCGTCAATTTTCGAACCGATCCTGGTTAACAGCGTGACGAGCGACACTAAGGTTGTCTACCTCAATCAAGGAGTTGCCTAG
- a CDS encoding MFS transporter, translating to MEQILKAGGDVAAAITKGPHNASAVHAPVRASLPLRIKGGWALGEIGLASYVAILAMYLLYFMTDVLHISAAYAGVLLLIPRIWNIVIDPIVGQISDRTSTRYGRRRPFLIGGAALWGIGFALIFSMPRLDGGWLFGLAFLAVFLITNTGLSIYQVPYCAMATEMTEDYAERISLISWKNVVARLSVLAGVALAPRVVQLMPVPADGYRLMGMVFGSVILISGVVAFWATSGARSTVSHRKEPATLREQLAATRANRPFIVLIFSYAIYFLGQLPFVGLLVYYVTVVLGQSAALVGVLFPIASLTSAIVTPLWARAAERFGKRRMCMLSWGGAGLAWTAPLLIPDSMHWLIYPAMVVVGIFQAGGDLLPNAMVPDVVDVDELVSGERREGAIYGLWVSQQQTVLALGGLVTGLALAIIGYDGHVEHAGPGIGMGIRIAMTLPSCALAFLAVACLTRYHLPEAELQAMRQKQVAVSGRENA from the coding sequence GTGGAGCAGATCTTGAAAGCGGGCGGTGATGTGGCGGCGGCAATAACCAAGGGGCCGCACAATGCGAGCGCCGTGCACGCCCCCGTGCGCGCGAGCCTGCCGCTGCGCATCAAGGGCGGCTGGGCGCTGGGCGAGATCGGCCTAGCCAGCTACGTGGCGATTCTCGCCATGTATCTCCTGTACTTCATGACGGATGTGCTGCACATCTCGGCCGCCTATGCCGGCGTGCTTCTGCTCATCCCGCGCATCTGGAACATCGTCATCGATCCGATCGTGGGTCAGATCTCGGATCGAACGTCGACCCGCTACGGTCGCCGACGCCCCTTCCTGATTGGTGGTGCAGCGCTGTGGGGCATCGGGTTCGCGCTCATCTTCAGCATGCCGCGTCTGGATGGTGGCTGGCTGTTCGGCTTGGCGTTCCTGGCGGTTTTCCTGATCACCAACACCGGGTTGAGCATCTACCAGGTGCCGTACTGCGCCATGGCTACGGAAATGACGGAGGACTACGCGGAGCGCATTTCGCTGATCAGCTGGAAGAACGTCGTTGCGCGGTTGTCGGTGCTGGCGGGCGTCGCGCTGGCTCCGCGCGTGGTGCAGTTGATGCCGGTGCCCGCGGATGGCTATCGCCTCATGGGCATGGTCTTTGGCAGCGTCATCCTCATCAGTGGCGTGGTCGCGTTCTGGGCCACGTCGGGCGCGCGCAGCACGGTGTCGCATCGCAAGGAGCCCGCAACGCTCCGTGAGCAGCTGGCGGCCACGCGGGCGAACCGGCCTTTCATCGTGCTGATTTTCTCTTACGCCATCTATTTCCTGGGGCAGCTGCCGTTCGTCGGGCTCCTCGTCTATTACGTCACGGTGGTACTGGGTCAGTCCGCTGCACTGGTGGGCGTGCTTTTTCCCATTGCGTCACTGACGTCGGCCATCGTCACGCCCTTGTGGGCCAGGGCCGCAGAGCGCTTCGGCAAGCGGCGCATGTGCATGCTCAGCTGGGGTGGCGCGGGGCTTGCGTGGACCGCGCCACTGTTGATCCCCGACAGCATGCATTGGCTGATCTATCCCGCGATGGTGGTGGTCGGCATTTTTCAGGCGGGCGGCGATCTGTTGCCGAATGCCATGGTCCCCGATGTGGTGGACGTGGACGAACTCGTCAGCGGAGAGCGCCGCGAAGGCGCCATCTACGGCTTGTGGGTTTCCCAGCAACAGACCGTGCTGGCCCTGGGTGGACTGGTCACCGGCCTGGCACTGGCCATCATCGGGTACGACGGCCATGTCGAACATGCGGGTCCCGGCATCGGCATGGGCATCCGCATCGCCATGACGCTGCCTTCGTGTGCGCTGGCCTTTTTGGCCGTGGCGTGCCTCACCCGCTACCACTTGCCTGAGGCCGAGCTACAGGCCATGCGACAGAAGCAAGTCGCGGTCAGTGGGCGTGAAAACGCGTGA